AATGTACATTGTGAAGtggtagtttattttattgttaatGTTTATTTCATATTTGGTAACGTGTCCTTATCCCTATCGTTACTATATACATCTTTTCTTATGCCCTTCTAATACCCTCACTCGCTTTTCGACTTGCCATTCGACATAATCTGCATTTTGCTCAACGCCACAACGGCCTTCCAGGCAACTATCGCTAGAATCAGAACTGTGGCCAGCACAAACGTTATGACATCGTAAGAGTACTTCCGGAACCAGCTCATGTAGACGGCAGGCGATTGGAGTAGGTCAGCGTCCGGGTTCCGTAGCACCCATTCGCACCACCAAACTGCCCTCTGCAGTGGCGTCTCCGGTTGGTCTCGGAACAGGCGCGACACTTGCTTCATCCTTGCGGCGTACTGGTTTCCTCCCAAAATCTCTCTGACGGCGGTCACCAGCTCGTTGGCCTGGAAGCTGTGTATCGAAAGTCGCTTACCGATACCGGCATCAACGCAGTAGTTGATGTTCCGAAACTGGTCGGCAAAAACGGGGAATCCGATGATCGGCACGCTGTTCCAGATCGCCTCGTGGGTGCTCAATAGTCCGCTGTGCGTGATGAACAGCTTAATGTTGGGATGGGCCAGTAAATCGTTCTGTGGCATCCAGGCACGAATGTACACATTTTTGGGCACCTTCATCGGTAGCTTGGCCTCGTCGGATTCAAACTTCCACAGGAACTGATACTGGGAGAGTCGCCCCATCGCGGTAAGAATGTTGGTAATGCGCTCGGGACCCAGCAGATCGCTACGGGCATTGCTGCCGAGCGAGAAGAGAATGAATCCATTTTTGGCTCCTTCGACCACTTTGAGGAGATCCGCTGGCAGTGGCTTCGCTGGCTGAATTTGCATTCCACCGACCGGTATCATATTCGGCATCATCGGTTCCTTGTACTGGATAATCGGATTGACGTTGATGAAGGACAGTTTCACGTTTTTGTAATAAGTCCTGGTGCTCGGGGCGCTCGGATagagtttgtggaaaattcggTCCGCTTCCGGGTGGAGAAAGATCTCGTGCAGTGTCATTTCATACAAATCGTAGTAAAGATTCTTCACTCGCTGTACAAAACtcatcgattccggtgcatCGAAGACATGGTTTGGAACTAGCCCGGAGTAAGAATAGGCACCGAGCACTGCCGCAGCTGTCGACGGAGCATTatacggcgacgacgggatATATGGAACACCCTTGAAGCGGTGCAAAATGATCGAGGAAATGCACGGACCGATCATATAATCActcacaaacaaatcgaacttAAAGTCCTGCGGATAGGCCAGAAGCGAGTGCAGCCCTTCAGACTTGATGGCTGCTTCACAGAGGTCCAAACCGAACTCATCAAAAAAACTTAACATTTTAGTCGGGCTGTCGTTGGCCATAGCGAAAAAGTCCAACTTCTGTCGCATCGAGGTATTGTACATGGTGCTGTAGAAGTTCTCCAGATGAATGTAGGTCAAGTTCGCTGGCGGTTTCTTCTCCACATCCGCACTGATCACCGTCACGTTGTGGCCTCGTTTTCCCATCTCGTTCATCAGTGGTCGAAGCCTGTgcgaagaaattaaacaaaagaaattgTGTTATTAAGATGTGTGCCGGGAAAGTAAAGTTACCCTCTTACCATATGTAATGACTCGGGGAAGGAACGCCAGACATGAAGAGAATATTTTCCGCCTGGGAAACGGCGACTGCAGCCAGCAAAATCCAGACCGATCGGTAAGCCATTACTAGACAAGATGCGAGCGTAAAGTGTACTGTGAGTGGTGTCTTCCCTCCCGTTTATATGTTTGATTATAATGTCAACAAAACGGATCATGACGTATACAGTGTCTAGCGCGAACTATTGGTCTCTTGAGATAAGACTCGTGACTGGCAATAATGAACCggcttttttcgcttccaaGGTGTCTAACGATCTAACAGCAGTTTCACTGCACGCCTGCACCAAACGTGATCGAAGATGAggttgtcctttttggcgcgcCTCCTTATCTACCGCACATCAACGGGCCAGATAACCCGGCGGGTACTGGCAAATCACGCGGGTCATCACGCCGGTTTGGCATGGATTGCGAGATAAGTAACAATGTCCTGCGGGCAAAGAAAACGTGCTAGACGCCGAGTTATGCGTGAGTAGATTAGCGAGAGTGAGTAGGCACGGCTTGAGGAACAAAGTTACTAAAGCGTGTAACAGGGAGGCCCATGTTTGA
The nucleotide sequence above comes from Anopheles bellator unplaced genomic scaffold, idAnoBellAS_SP24_06.2 scaffold01611_ctg1, whole genome shotgun sequence. Encoded proteins:
- the LOC131214621 gene encoding UDP-glucosyltransferase 2-like, whose product is MAYRSVWILLAAVAVSQAENILFMSGVPSPSHYIWLRPLMNEMGKRGHNVTVISADVEKKPPANLTYIHLENFYSTMYNTSMRQKLDFFAMANDSPTKMLSFFDEFGLDLCEAAIKSEGLHSLLAYPQDFKFDLFVSDYMIGPCISSIILHRFKGVPYIPSSPYNAPSTAAAVLGAYSYSGLVPNHVFDAPESMSFVQRVKNLYYDLYEMTLHEIFLHPEADRIFHKLYPSAPSTRTYYKNVKLSFINVNPIIQYKEPMMPNMIPVGGMQIQPAKPLPADLLKVVEGAKNGFILFSLGSNARSDLLGPERITNILTAMGRLSQYQFLWKFESDEAKLPMKVPKNVYIRAWMPQNDLLAHPNIKLFITHSGLLSTHEAIWNSVPIIGFPVFADQFRNINYCVDAGIGKRLSIHSFQANELVTAVREILGGNQYAARMKQVSRLFRDQPETPLQRAVWWCEWVLRNPDADLLQSPAVYMSWFRKYSYDVITFVLATVLILAIVAWKAVVALSKMQIMSNGKSKSE